The Mycolicibacterium smegmatis genome has a window encoding:
- a CDS encoding DUF2784 domain-containing protein, which translates to MKKAYTALVAITVGAHFGYLLYLPSGGFLALRWPRTLAFHVPTVIWGAFVVALRLRCPLTHLEQWARVRAGLKPLPADDFIDHYADGVLYPANRTGAAQAAAFTAAALSWVLLFARRRRITSALTSASRMKTPAAR; encoded by the coding sequence ATGAAGAAGGCGTACACCGCGCTCGTGGCGATCACGGTCGGTGCACACTTCGGTTACCTGTTGTATCTGCCGAGCGGCGGATTCCTCGCGCTGCGCTGGCCCCGCACCCTGGCGTTCCATGTGCCGACGGTGATCTGGGGCGCTTTCGTCGTCGCGCTACGGCTGCGCTGCCCGCTCACACACCTGGAGCAGTGGGCACGCGTGCGGGCCGGGCTCAAGCCGCTGCCCGCGGACGATTTCATCGACCACTACGCCGACGGTGTGCTCTACCCGGCCAACCGCACCGGTGCCGCACAGGCCGCCGCGTTCACCGCGGCCGCGCTCTCCTGGGTGCTGCTGTTCGCCAGGCGCCGTCGCATCACGAGTGCACTCACATCCGCATCTCGGATGAAAACACCTGCTGCTCGATGA
- a CDS encoding glycosyltransferase: MATILAYTSPALGHVYPLAALLTELACRGHEIHLRTMAREVEAMRAAGFRADAVAPEIEAIRGDDRSTSDALEVLAMSLDVLCSRAASEVDDIRDAIARSRPDLVIVDANCWGAMAAAEAEGLPWVVFSPFTPYLRSRGVPPFGPGLRPWPGLPGRARDALMRRVTGRMFDDPVLRRMNPLRAEAGVPEVDSVDAMMRRAPLTLGVGGRPFEYPHPDWGDSVHQLGACVFEPGPVAEPPWLAEIDRPVVLVNTSSIAQADTILAHTALAAFADEPVHVVATFPAGVPDGLPRPANATIGEYIPHGVVLDRTVCVVTHGGMGTTLKALDRGIPVCVVPFARDQAEVARRVQMARCGTRLPAKHLSAARLRRKVRQAMAMSDGARRVAAGFAATGGVVRGADLIEQQVFSSEMRM, from the coding sequence GTGGCGACGATCCTCGCGTACACCTCGCCCGCCCTGGGTCACGTCTATCCGCTCGCGGCCCTGCTGACCGAACTGGCCTGCCGCGGACACGAGATCCACCTGCGCACCATGGCCCGCGAGGTGGAGGCCATGCGCGCCGCCGGCTTCCGGGCAGATGCCGTGGCACCCGAGATCGAGGCGATCCGCGGCGACGACCGATCCACGTCCGACGCACTGGAAGTGCTCGCGATGTCCCTCGACGTGTTGTGCAGCAGGGCCGCTTCGGAGGTCGACGACATCCGCGACGCGATCGCCCGGTCACGGCCCGACCTGGTGATCGTCGACGCGAACTGCTGGGGTGCCATGGCCGCGGCCGAGGCCGAAGGGCTGCCATGGGTGGTGTTCTCACCGTTCACGCCGTACCTGCGATCACGTGGGGTACCGCCGTTCGGGCCGGGACTGCGACCGTGGCCGGGCCTGCCCGGACGGGCACGTGACGCGCTCATGCGCCGCGTCACCGGACGCATGTTCGACGACCCGGTGTTGCGGCGCATGAATCCGCTGCGCGCTGAAGCCGGTGTGCCAGAAGTGGATTCGGTGGACGCCATGATGCGCCGCGCGCCGCTGACACTCGGGGTGGGCGGACGTCCGTTCGAATACCCGCATCCCGATTGGGGGGATTCGGTACACCAGCTCGGCGCATGCGTGTTCGAACCGGGACCGGTCGCCGAACCGCCCTGGCTCGCCGAGATCGACCGGCCCGTCGTGCTGGTCAACACATCTTCGATCGCGCAGGCCGATACGATCCTGGCGCACACCGCGCTTGCGGCCTTCGCCGACGAACCGGTCCACGTCGTCGCGACGTTCCCCGCCGGTGTCCCGGACGGTCTGCCGCGGCCGGCCAACGCGACCATCGGTGAGTACATCCCGCACGGTGTGGTGCTGGACCGCACGGTGTGCGTGGTCACCCACGGCGGAATGGGGACCACGCTCAAGGCGCTGGACCGGGGTATCCCGGTGTGCGTGGTGCCGTTCGCGCGGGACCAGGCCGAGGTGGCCCGTCGGGTACAGATGGCGCGGTGCGGAACACGCCTGCCCGCCAAGCATCTCAGCGCCGCGCGTCTGCGCCGGAAGGTGCGTCAGGCCATGGCGATGAGCGATGGCGCGCGACGTGTCGCCGCGGGGTTCGCCGCCACCGGCGGTGTGGTGCGCGGCGCCGATCTCATCGAGCAGCAGGTGTTTTCATCCGAGATGCGGATGTGA
- a CDS encoding acyltransferase has product MTTMWGAPIHKRWRGSRLRDPRQADFLTMASLKWVIANRAFTPWYLVRYWRLLKFKLANPHIITRGMVFLGKDVEIQCTPELAQMEIGRWVHIGDKNTIRCHEGSLRIGDKVVLGRDNVINTYLDIELGDSVLMADWCYVCDFDHKMDDINVPIKDQGIIKGPVRIGPDTWIAAKVTILRNTLIGRGCVLGAHAVVKGDIPDHSIAVGAPAKVVKNRKLAWETSAAERAELAAALADIERKKAASNK; this is encoded by the coding sequence ATGACGACGATGTGGGGCGCACCGATTCACAAGCGGTGGCGGGGCTCGCGTCTGCGCGATCCGCGTCAAGCCGACTTCCTGACCATGGCGTCGCTGAAGTGGGTCATCGCCAACCGGGCGTTCACGCCCTGGTACCTGGTGCGGTACTGGCGGCTGCTCAAGTTCAAGCTGGCCAACCCGCACATCATCACCCGCGGCATGGTGTTCCTGGGCAAGGACGTGGAGATCCAGTGCACGCCCGAACTCGCGCAGATGGAGATCGGCCGCTGGGTGCACATCGGTGACAAGAACACCATCCGCTGCCACGAGGGCTCGCTGCGCATCGGCGACAAGGTGGTGCTGGGCCGCGACAACGTCATCAACACCTACCTCGACATCGAGCTCGGTGACTCGGTGCTCATGGCCGACTGGTGCTACGTCTGCGACTTCGACCACAAGATGGACGACATCAACGTCCCCATCAAGGATCAGGGCATCATCAAGGGCCCGGTGCGTATCGGGCCCGACACCTGGATCGCCGCCAAGGTCACCATTCTGCGCAACACCCTGATCGGCCGCGGTTGCGTGCTCGGCGCCCACGCCGTGGTCAAGGGGGACATCCCGGACCACTCGATCGCGGTCGGCGCACCCGCCAAGGTGGTCAAGAACCGCAAGCTGGCGTGGGAGACGTCGGCGGCCGAGCGCGCCGAACTCGCCGCTGCACTCGCCGACATCGAGCGCAAGAAGGCCGCGAGCAACAAGTAG
- the fni gene encoding type 2 isopentenyl-diphosphate Delta-isomerase, translated as MTGDRDAVARKRRHIDVCLNEAVDHQSVSTGLERYRLPYHALTQTNLTEIDLTTNFLGKPLRAPVLIGAMTGGAELSGTINRNLAAAAQKLGVGMMLGSQRIMLRSGEQAAHRSESFAVRDVAPDVLLVGNIGLSQLTHDNAPLITDALRRVGADALAVHTNPLQEAIQANGDTDFAGSRERLLEIGPSIGCPLLLKEVGHGIGAAAVAELTGGRDDVPVAAIDVAGAGGTSWSRVEQFVRYGTVRYPDLADWGVPTARAIIEVRQALPRIPLVASGGIRTGMDAAKAIALGADVVAIARPLLAAAIDSAAAVADWLQGFIDELRICLHGSGAPDLAAMHAIRLVDR; from the coding sequence GTGACGGGTGACCGGGACGCGGTGGCACGCAAGCGGCGCCACATCGACGTGTGCCTCAACGAGGCCGTCGACCACCAGAGCGTGTCGACCGGGCTCGAGCGCTACCGGCTGCCGTACCACGCGCTCACCCAGACCAACCTGACCGAGATCGATCTGACCACGAATTTTCTCGGCAAGCCGCTTCGTGCCCCGGTGCTGATCGGCGCCATGACCGGTGGTGCCGAGCTGTCCGGAACCATCAACCGCAATCTCGCCGCGGCCGCCCAGAAACTCGGCGTCGGGATGATGCTCGGTTCGCAACGGATCATGCTGCGCAGCGGTGAGCAGGCCGCGCACCGCTCCGAGAGCTTCGCAGTGCGTGACGTCGCCCCGGATGTGTTGCTGGTGGGCAACATCGGGCTGTCGCAGCTGACCCACGACAACGCGCCGTTGATCACCGACGCACTGCGGCGTGTGGGTGCCGACGCACTTGCGGTGCACACGAACCCCCTGCAGGAGGCGATCCAGGCCAACGGAGACACCGATTTCGCGGGATCACGTGAACGGCTCCTCGAAATCGGTCCATCCATCGGCTGCCCGCTGCTGCTCAAGGAGGTGGGCCACGGCATCGGCGCCGCGGCCGTCGCCGAGCTCACCGGCGGCCGCGACGATGTGCCGGTCGCGGCCATCGACGTCGCAGGTGCGGGCGGCACCTCGTGGTCACGCGTCGAGCAGTTCGTCCGCTACGGCACGGTGCGGTACCCGGATCTCGCGGACTGGGGCGTCCCGACCGCACGTGCCATCATCGAAGTGCGACAGGCGCTTCCGCGTATCCCGCTGGTCGCCTCGGGCGGCATCCGCACCGGTATGGACGCGGCAAAGGCAATTGCGCTGGGCGCCGACGTGGTCGCCATCGCGCGACCGCTGCTGGCGGCCGCGATCGATTCGGCTGCGGCCGTGGCCGACTGGCTGCAGGGGTTCATCGACGAACTCCGCATCTGCCTGCACGGCAGCGGCGCACCGGATCTCGCGGCCATGCACGCCATCCGGCTGGTCGACCGGTAA